The Tripterygium wilfordii isolate XIE 37 chromosome 18, ASM1340144v1, whole genome shotgun sequence nucleotide sequence atttctcATTAAAATGAAAGTGGATGATCCAAATCGGATAGTTATATGAGTGAAAGAAAACAGCTTCTAAATTCGCAGTAAAAAGAATAAGTCTCATTTCCTAGGTACAAGAGTAAGGGGAAAGCGGGTTGGATTTTGACAAACCCGTCTCCATACCCATTATTTTCCCCATAAAAATACTTGTCCCAATCCCCGACCCATTAACTAATGGGACGTACCCGTCCAATTTGGGACGGGTCATGCGAGTACCCATCAGGTACGAGTATTTTTGACATCCCTATCCAAAAAATTAGTGCccattatttctttttctttatgcgCTCCACTTTTCATGCCCCAAACCATGCACGTTGACCATTTTAATTGCAAATTTTCTTGCATTAGGCTCTAATTAATTGTGTTTCAATTCCTTTTCTGTGCTTAAAAAGATCATGGCATGCCAATTGAAATCGAGAATTCACACATACATTGTACACAAAAGGAATTAATTATAAGTGAATTGGCGGCTACccaatccatatatatatgtacacattgTATAATTATCTGggttgacatatatatatatggcgccTTCCATATTAATCATTTAATTAGCAAAATTTACATTTGACTTTATTTATGCATGGAAACTCCATGAAATCAAGGAATTCATGATTGATCGGCTTAAAGGCCAATTTATTCTTTCAATTAACAGTCAAATTGATCCTATAAATACATCTTCAAAAGGATTTCCAATCCACAAAAAAACGACTCTCAAATCTCTTCTTGATACAAATTACTATGGAAGAGAGATTGTCATTTCTGCTACTTCCCTTGGCATTCTCTCTTCCATTGATAGCATTTGCATCACAGCTCAATGTGATGAGCTATGGAGCCAGACCAGATGGCAATACTGACTCGAGCAAGGCCTTGAGCAGTGCATGGGCTCTGGCATGTGCCTCCACGAGCCCAACCACCATTTATGTTCCTCAAGGAAGGTTTTTCCTTGGCAATGTGTTGTTCAAGGGTCCTTGCAAGAACAATGCCATCTTTTTCAGAATTGATGGCACACTGGTTGCTCCCTCTTACAATACTGCTCCCAATTGGATCATGTTTTGGCATGTCAATGGTGTCACCGTCTCCGGCGGCACTCTCGACGCCCAAGGCACATCCTTGTGGGCTTGCAAGGCCGCTGGCAAGAGCTGCCCCGGTGGTGCtacggtatatatatatatatatatatacatctataaacatatatatagtcatttgaTCTTTTATACTTGTGGGTTTCATTTAATTAcatccctaatttttttttttggtattgttGGATATATGTGTAGTCGCTGGAGTTCACAAATTCAGACAACATTGTGATTAGGGCACTAACATCCTTAAACAGCCAAATGTTCAACATTGTTATTAATTATTGCAACAATGTGAACCTACAAGGAGTGAAGGTGTCTGCCTCTGGAATTAGTCCCAACACTGACGGCATTCACGTCCAGGGATCCACTGGCATCACAATTTTGAACACCATGATTTCCACCGGCGATGATTGTATCTCCATCGGCCCTGGCACCAGTAGCCTTTGGATAGAGAATGTAGTTTGCGGCCCCGGTCATGGGATCAGGTAAATAATTTGATCATCTTATATGGTACAAAACATAcataacaacatatatatatatatgcgctaAAATACTAATGTGCGTTAATGTATTGACATATATAGCATCGGAAGCTTGGGGAAAGGCTATGAAGAGGCAGGGGTAGAGAATGTGACAGTTACGAAAGTTCAATTCATCGGTACGCAAAATGGAGTGAGAATCAAGTCTTGGGGAAGATCCAGTAATGGATTTGCTAGGAAAATTTTGTTCCAACATTGTACTATGAATAATGTCCAAAACCCAGTTGTCATTGATCAAAATTACTGCCCCGGCAACAAAAATTGTCCTGGACAGGTAAATctatcatatatatgtatataaaactTGATTATTGTTctcaaatgaaatgaaatatgaTATGTAACATCATTGGGATTGACACTGCAGGCTTCTGGAGTTAGAATAAGTGATGTGAGATACCAAGACATCAAGGGATCGTCGGCAACAGAGGTGGCAGTGAAGTTGGATTGTAGTAAGATGAACCCATGTAGTGGTATTAGAATGGAAGATGTGAAGCTTAGTTTCCAGAACAAACCTCCTCAAGCTTTTTGTGTTAATGCTGGTGGAGTCACTTCTGGTTTTGTTCAGCCAAGATGCTTGTAGTGGTGATCAAGAACAATACCACTACATTAAGTATTATATTGGTCTATTAATATTGATGCTAACAACAAAAGAACCCCATTTGAGTACTAATCTATTAATAAAGATTCATTGCACTCATTTGTTTATGTtccattttgtgttttcttcctGTTAATTTTGGTTCCAAAAGACAACAATTAGTTAAATTAATCCTCATTGTTTATAGCACATGAGATCAATTGCATTATATATAACCTTACACACAAAAAATatcattatatataaaatacaaGTTACTTATATATGTACTCCGGGAGTTTGTTCTTGAGTTAGATTCTATTAATGTGGTTCATGCTTTGGTCAAAGATGATTATTTAGATTCTAGAATGAACAGAAGCGAAAATCTCTTATGGGACGGCTTGGGGTTATTCGTTGTAAACATGTTCACCGGACTAGTAATGTTGTGGCTCATACTCTTGCAAGAAGAACTATGCATATTAGTGGGAGGTCCGTTTGGTTAAATGGGTGTTCGTTGGATGTTGTTTCCCTCGTTAGTAGGGATTGGTATAGTTCTTCTATTgtttaatgaaaattttcttaaaaaaaaaaaagaaaatatgaagaaaaaaatatagaaagaaAACTGAGTTCCTAAAATTTcgagaaaattaaaatatgtcGTAATTGTGATTTATAATGGAATTATAATATTAATGCAGAGATCATGTAAGATTTGATTGAATAATAATAAGATGGATTATATGATATTTTAGGTTGACTTCCCTTTCACTTCGCCAAGCACTAATTCTGCACTAATAATAGGCACAAATATGTATTCtcatatgtatatgcatatgcaATAATTCTCCGGAACATTTTTATTGGGATTTATATAAGCATCTCTACCTTTAAGTCCCTAGATCTGACCAAATGATTGAAACTAAagttgatttagggtttaaaagtTTAgtttttagtgttctgagatTTATGATTagagttttagggtttaagattgtTTAATCAACTCTCAAATTTTAACATTTTAGTGTTTAGGATCTTAaaattaggggtgacaaaaaatcggTTCCGAGTCGGACAACATCACTTGTTTACGAAAATCTTTACATGTCCATACCTTAACTCAGATTATATTTCCGatatacttaattgaccaaaccataattgatttaaatccagataagtaaatcggacaataatctaatccggattagggtccggacaagtaaactTATGTGTTTGGATAATGACCCGGttttaaactggacaaaaaaTTTGCGTTTGGATCAAGATTtgagacatataacttatgttcaaacttgatttaatccggaTCGAACAAATTTGGGCATCCAACAGAGTTTTGTCATTCCTAATTATATGTGCATATGTAGTCTAGATCTCAAAAAATTTAGTTTTTTCTACCACtgttaatgatttttttgtagGTAGAAGTGGTTTAATTGTTTTGACTTTTCTGAAGACAAGAATCTTCCATGCCAAATTGGGGAATACAGATCCACGGCCCCACAGAAAACACcagaaaaattaaaagaattttTGGTGGGaatatccaaaaaataaaaataccattATTTTCTCCGTTAATTGAAATTGACACGGTTTAAGAATAtccattttttattattcttgatAAGTTCACACGATACGCGTTATATTATCGGTTAGAAGAAGCCTTGGAATCGTATCAACAGATCAATCTCTTTACGCCACGTGGAGAATGCAGCTTAAACAGTGCACTTCGACCGTAGCAGATTACGGACCTTATCCCCAATATAAATTTAACAGTTCCAGGGTTTGTTGGACAACCATCTCTGTTGAGCCTTGGATCTAGAATTCTCTCTTCGTCTCCCAAGCCGTCGTCGCCGCCGCCTTTATCAGCAAACAAAATGGCTCGTCGCAGCTCCGGAGGTTCGTTTACctacacagatatatatatgttcatgctTTCCTATGCTATATGTGTGCTCAGAGATTTgaaatctattttttttagggtttttgccTCGTTTGTCGCCTCTTTGACTTCgattttgaatctttgatgTTTTATTATCTGAAAATTTGATTATATTGGGTTTAATATCAGCTcgattaatgtttttttttttatttggattatgggtTTAACCTGTTTGGGGATCTGTATGTAGATTCCACCTATGTGTACTGTTATATGGAGATTTAGTTTTAAGTTAGATCCGTAGAAAATTCAGTGCTCATGTTATTGTGTTGGCAATGATTTTGATTGTTTTATTGGTATTACCGAATGACTGATTAGATACCTTAATTTGGTACATATGGGATGTGAGTTAGGGACGTTTGTTTCAAGAcccaaatttattatttatttgttgtatCCTTAACCCACCTGACAACTGAGCGTAGGAGCACCAAATTAATCCTTTTGGTGGATCTGTTGAAGTTTTCATTTTGCACATTATAGGCTAAAGACATACAATTGCAAAGATTTTCATTAGGTTCAATGTCTGATATCTGGTATGATGTCATTTCTGTGTGGATTTATAGATTTGAGGTCATGGAAATGCTATTAGACTGTATGCCCCTTTCCCTTCATTAGAGTTTATCCAATCTTGTTAACCAGGCTCCTCTATATTATCATGTTTAAATGTTCTATTAAGTTTCTCATTGCCACTAATTCTCTGTCTCCTTGCGTCCAACTCTCTTTTTCTAactatgagatttttttttttgcttttgagataTCCGGTGCCTTATTCTTTTGTTAGATAAGGAGGAATGAAAGTTGAAATTTATATTGGTTTCTTTGTACATTCACTTGTCCATAGCCTTTGGTGAAATGTGTAATCCTTGTTGGAGTGCACACCCCCCTTTTTTGGAACTTTTAAATATGTTAATTGTTTCTTTGTAAATAATGTTCAGTCAGCATGGTGGGGTTTTAACATGTACACACAAGTTCCAATAtagttatttggtttcattgttTTATCCTGTCCATGGTAGAAGATTCACTGCTAAGATTCTATAATCAACCTATTTTACAGGAAGGTCTGCCTCTCGTCCGGCTCCTCGATCGGCCCCAGCTCGTAACCCTCCACAGACTGgtactgtttatatatatataaattagctAACCTTGCACAAGTATTTTTTCTGAACAGATTGGATAATTTTTAGACTAGATTGTTGTTAGTATTCGTTGATTGCTATTGGtaatatgtattttgtgtgtgttttgaatCAGTTAACCAGGCTCCTCCCCCTGCACATGCTCAGGGTGGCAGTGGTGGATCTATGCTCGGAGGCATTGGTTCAACCATTGCTCAGGGTAAGTGAGGAAAATGGCTTTTTCTATATGGACTTAAATTTATGTTTACGTGCTCATCGGGATTTTTTCCCCCAATCAAATCTGTGCCTGAAATCTCTTTTGCCAATCTTAATTTTTTGTAGGCTTGGCTTTTGGTACTGGAAGTGCAATGGCCCACAGGGCTGTAGACGCAGTGATGGGCCCTCGCACTATTCAGCATGAAACGGTGGCATCTGAGGCTGCTGCTGCTCCAGTGCCCACGACAAATAGTCTTGGTGGATCTGATGGATGCAATAATCACTACAAGGCATTCCAAGATGTAAGCTCATTTTTGGCAGTTAGTTGTTACCTTGATATAGTGATTTGATATGTCTTCCAAACTTTGGGCAAGACTAGCAACATACAAACAAGCACCGAAAGAAAACCTTTGTTATTTTGATGTGCCATACTAGTCTTTGTGTTATATGTATAATCTTTAGTTCAACCCATAATAGTTAGGTAATTGATTGGTGTTGTCATATCATCTTGGTTCTCAGTTATTGGGAGTTAGTGTATCGTAAGAACACTCTTAATTCACTTGAAACAAACCTTTGGGTGTGTTTTTGAGCTGGCCTGCTCTTAAAATTAGATCAGCTATCATTTGTCATCATTTAACAATTAATCGCGTAGCATAATTTGTTGCCATGCATATCTCTGAATCTCACTTTATTTTGACTTCTATGGATGTGTTCTAATTTTGCATTTGTATTCTACTGTTCGTTGTTCATTGGAAATGGCACTTTTAGTTACACATTCTTAATTCCTCTTTTCTTGCAGTGCATAAACAGCTCTGGAAGCGATATCAGCAAGTGCCAATTCTACATGGATATGTTATCTGAATGCAGGAGGAACTCAGGCTCTATGATGAGTGCCTAAGTGCTATTGCCTCATTCACCTTGCATTGGATGGATCATAAGCTTTTATTGTTGTTTCAATTGTGTGGGATTTATGCAATATGAAGATGATGAGTCTGTCATTTATGCTTTAAGGGCTTATATTAATAAACTCATTATTGGGTTCTCCTAAACATGGAGTTTGTAGTACTTTATTCTACATAATTGGTGAATCTTGGGATCTTTAATTTAATGTTATCGTTAATACTGCACTGTTTCTGTTGATGCTTTGCTTATTGGACAGTGATAGCTCATTTTGATATGATTTTACTTTTATGGCCTCTCTCCTCTTTCGACAACTTGGAAGGGGGCAAGCTTAGCTAGggttgttattggtacggttaccgttaccaaacacggaataccgttaccataccaattctttcggtaattcaaaaaatgttaccattaccgttaccggaagagtcggtataccgatggtcggtataccgatcgatcggtaatggtaagtcggtaattggtaaatttaccaattcttaaaacctatttaaaaatgagaagaaaaaaaatgcatcaagtagcattgtgcttaatagtcattgtatgagactacaacactttcatcttgcctacaataccaataataaaaatgatagattaatgagaaggatcattgtggtacatgtgaataagagaaaatacctatcaatcggagaaaaaaagaaaggagaattcacataacattattccaacaatctataacggaaaatctttcatttcattaatttctaatatttttagtatccgaagtgttttaaactccatagcaggaaagctagaaaaaacaagataaataaggaTAAAAGAtcataatggaaagggagaagaaaaacatgtaatcaataccaacaaagcattttgttatgtaacaaacactgctttaaagttaatgaaattgctacgagtgatatataaatgataaccctaaaaataatcaatggtctagattaaattagatcaatctaatggtcataattaaataaaactaaaactaaaaataatattaatatatatttaatatatatgtcggtaatcgggaaatttaccggttttgaactttgtttaccgttaccgttaccgaaatcatcggtaaatttaccgtaccgaacaattggtaacggtataccaatcttctgctattttcggtaaccaattcgtcggtaatggtataccaatgaataatttaccataccagtaacagccctaagCTTAGCGGTGGAGTGTCATGTCATAGCTGCTGATTTTAAGTTGGAAGTTTTGAGTTCCTTCATTTCGTGGTGGGCATAATTGGGTATATTTTGGTTCCATTTTAGTGGAAATTGCTAGGATAAGtcccatgtgtgctaataagaATGAATGCGGAATTGGGGATGCATGGGTTTAGGAAGCTGGGTTAGTGCATCAGAACATGGTACGTATAGGAGAATTGAGACTCTTATTTTGCTTTGTGCAAGTTAAATGTAGTCGTCAATTGGATGCATAGAGTGATTGAGGTTACTCAGTAGTTACTGCATTTTTCTGGCTTCTGTTGGCGGCTACAGCTTTGTTATGGGCTAGTGACCCTTAAAGCCCATGCTTTCAGTGACTGACTGGAGTTCATGTCAAGTGACGGTAACTGTCCTACTTGTGAGGAAGTAATAGTTGACACTCCCGCTATTCTTTTGTTAGCTATGGTGGAGTAGTAATGCAATGCGACTTTATGGATATTTTTGGGCCATGTCAACATCTTGCTTTTGCGATTAAACAAACACATTATTGTTATTGCTGAATCACGttgaggggaaaaaagaaacggTTTGACTTGTTATTTCGTACATTCATTCATTCTCACATGGATTCCAATTTATTTGTCTCAATTGTGGAAGACAAAGCTCGTGGAAATATTTATCTGTTTTCTGCATTTACATACCATAATAAAATAATGGTCAAAGTCCCAGCAGGATGCAAAGTGGCATGTCTTTTCAGGGTTGTCATAGCAAATAGGGATACTTATCCTATATATTGACACATGTTGTTGTCTACTccgtaattattattatttttttgttctataGTGATGCTATATTGTCTGTTTCATTCATATGTTACGTTCCTAAGAAATGAATCTATTGTCGTCTTtatggatttttattttttatattcttcATGGATATTAATGGCTATGGCCAGGGGCGGAGGGagggggactacactaggctgtagtcccCCAACCACCCTGAGGGGTAGCTCAGCTGGTAAGATCTGGACAGTTACACTGACAGGTCCAAGGTTCGAGCCCCCAAAGGGTCACTGGAGGCTTACATGGTCGTTAACTTCAGGGCCCATAGGATTAGTCGAGGTGCGCGTAAAGCTAGCCAGGACACCCacgataatcaaaaaaaatatatatatatatatatatatatatattctacaacatatatatacaatatataggCCCAGTTTGGATGACAATTTTTGGCttgttagtataaatgctgcatgtcatccaaacaacaatttcatgGCTCAGATTCCAATAGGTTTTTTTGGAGCATTTCTACTAGTTATAAAATGCTAGGCCTTTATACAATTTCATAAATTTTAACCAACTTTTTCCTATTTTATCCCCGATCAATTACTGATATGCCAAATATATCCTGATTTGCCCTAAAGTTCCGAGACTCGAGTTTCTCACCTCTATCACCGTCTTGCTCGTATTGAAAGGGGAAGCTGCGTCGGAACATCTACtccattaaataaataaattcaatttatttaaattaataatttatttatttattaataatttattattatcttgaatttaattaaattcattatattaattttataaattaatttgtatgtttgaaTACAACATATACAACTAATATACaaaatacccctgcacgtaatttgtcgtaatatgctacacaacccaaatgttaacagtaaaagttcaaccaaacacctatccaACATTCAAACagtatatctgctactaaaattgtccaacatttctgttaccaccatttctgttagtatatctgctatttacaaaaagctttaccaaactaggccataCATTACtgtctatacatatatacacacacacacacacacacacacacatatatatgtttgtatcttTAGACTATGATGTTTTATTACCTAATAGTAATGAATGATACATAACAATAGTCATTTGcattctattattatttatatcaaacaataatacataacaatacttaGGTGTTCTAGTTATATCTTATAtggtctttaattaattttcatcaattttaatatgtactTATGTCAAACTATTGGGTTACTTTATCATACCAAACATTGAGATGAATTTTCATtcataatatcattttaataaattgtattattataaaatagccttaaaacaaaatttctggGGCGCTGCCCCTGAACCCCTGCAAAAATTTTCTAAACAAACTAAAATGCATCAGCCCACCTCACTATCAATCCCTGACTCCATCCCTGACTATGGCTATGGCTATGAAGATAGACATAGCAACAAATTCCAAAATGTATACACATAGGGTTTCCACACACTCTGGATGTAAAGTGGTGTTAAATCTGTGCTCGTGATTATTTGAGGAGCACAATGATCAGGAGTGCAAAACCATGTATATATAGAGATGTCCCATCATCTAATCTCATCTCTTCTGATAAATCAGTCCAAGGTGATTGTCCAGTCCTCGACGACGAACCTCGGAACTTGACGCGCGGTTGTTCGTGACTTGGAACTCACATTTATACATTTGcaaaattgatttgattttccAATGTCAAAACACAAAGctacaaaaatattattaatggcTGGCTGGTCACATAATTTTTGGGGATGGGGGGCCTGCTATCCCTTACCCCTCCAATGTCTGAAATATTTTTAATCTAAGCCatccatttcatcaaacacataaACCACACACGATTAAATTTgcaccactctctctctcccctttatTTGGCAACTTTATTTTGAATTAGTCAAGTAGGTCAGGTTGGCGTCAACTTGGTTGCAATGGATCGAGTTACGGTTGCTGACGAAGACATGGATGTGGGTGTCCCAATCATCATCGGAGTCAATTTCATGATTTTAATATTCCAGGGGCATTGTTGCTCACTTAGGAACAAAGGGAGGCTATggtttttgagaaagaaattgtGTGAAAGTCGTTCAGATCCAAATTCATAACTGTTGCCTCTCCCCAATGATCATTTTATTGAATGACCCTTCAAGTGATGATGGATGTAAGTGTTTCCATGAGGATGAAGTGAGAGTGTTGAGAGAGAGGGAAGGGAGAGGTCATCAAATTTGAAGAGAATTTAGTCCTACACGTGTCCACCTCAAGAACCAAGGGTTGAGATTTAAAACCTTTCAGGAATTGCACCCACCTAGATTGCAGGCCCCCCTAACCCTAATTTTTGTTCATGCATTGATGATTCCAAGGCAAGGATCGCCATTTGAATGCTTGCTTTAATTCTCCATAAGAAATCAAGTTGATATATTGTGGATACAAAACTCATGATCTCCTTCATGATTTGACCATATTAGCCCTCTAAACTATTGTCTATGAAACAAATTGATTTTGATAATTAGCCACCGCACATCACATGACTTGTCATGATTTTCATTAGACATAATAATTGATTGAGCTACATGACTTTTGGCAAACCTGTTTAGGTGCCTAGCTATAAACCGGCCTAACTCAATTTAATTAACCCTTAAATTGCATGCTCCATAACCCCCTTAACTAATTAAAGTCTTCCTCTCATCTCATTCATGTATAACTtcattttattcttcttctcgtgttaatttttcatcatcataatcTCCCCTTCAGAAAACTCACACACAGTTTCTTCCATGCCTCCCTGTTCGGCTCTTGTGCCTCCACATTCTTCTTCGCTTCCTCAGCAAACGACTCCTGTTTAATAATATAATACATAAAAAAGTCTTCTTAAATCACGTATTAATAACTTTATAAGTAAATATGATATAATTATTCAACACATATATGTAtttacagaaattctcctaggCGGGTGTAAAACGTGGACCATTTTTTATCGTTTGGAACATGTGTTCCCCAAAATAGTGGGCCTTACTTGTCATTTCGCTTATCCATAT carries:
- the LOC119983576 gene encoding hemiasterlin resistant protein 1-like translates to MARRSSGGRSASRPAPRSAPARNPPQTVNQAPPPAHAQGGSGGSMLGGIGSTIAQGLAFGTGSAMAHRAVDAVMGPRTIQHETVASEAAAAPVPTTNSLGGSDGCNNHYKAFQDCINSSGSDISKCQFYMDMLSECRRNSGSMMSA
- the LOC119983451 gene encoding polygalacturonase-like — encoded protein: MEERLSFLLLPLAFSLPLIAFASQLNVMSYGARPDGNTDSSKALSSAWALACASTSPTTIYVPQGRFFLGNVLFKGPCKNNAIFFRIDGTLVAPSYNTAPNWIMFWHVNGVTVSGGTLDAQGTSLWACKAAGKSCPGGATSLEFTNSDNIVIRALTSLNSQMFNIVINYCNNVNLQGVKVSASGISPNTDGIHVQGSTGITILNTMISTGDDCISIGPGTSSLWIENVVCGPGHGISIGSLGKGYEEAGVENVTVTKVQFIGTQNGVRIKSWGRSSNGFARKILFQHCTMNNVQNPVVIDQNYCPGNKNCPGQASGVRISDVRYQDIKGSSATEVAVKLDCSKMNPCSGIRMEDVKLSFQNKPPQAFCVNAGGVTSGFVQPRCL